A region from the Halosolutus gelatinilyticus genome encodes:
- a CDS encoding DUF555 domain-containing protein, producing MNCRVVVEAAVPVFDVETEDEAIRIAISKTGEMLNPDLNYVEINMGERTSPSGEELPPAFIAADEALVALELEMTVFNVEREEHASRIARKEIGQRLENIPLEVNQVDVLEEEDDDEKTADAETDSDDTESDSDADAEPSDEDDDDEEILPEFEDLVE from the coding sequence ATGAACTGCAGGGTCGTCGTCGAAGCCGCGGTGCCGGTGTTCGACGTGGAGACGGAAGACGAGGCGATCCGTATCGCCATCTCGAAGACGGGCGAGATGTTGAACCCTGATCTGAACTACGTGGAGATCAACATGGGCGAGCGGACCTCACCGTCGGGGGAGGAACTCCCGCCCGCGTTCATCGCAGCGGACGAGGCGCTCGTCGCGCTCGAACTGGAGATGACCGTCTTCAACGTCGAGCGCGAGGAACACGCCTCGCGAATCGCACGCAAAGAGATCGGGCAACGGCTCGAAAACATCCCGCTGGAGGTCAACCAGGTCGACGTGCTCGAAGAGGAGGACGACGACGAGAAAACGGCGGACGCGGAGACGGACTCCGACGATACTGAGTCGGATTCAGACGCCGACGCGGAGCCGTCGGACGAAGACGACGACGACGAGGAGATCCTTCCCGAGTTCGAAGACCTCGTCGAATAG
- a CDS encoding UPF0058 family protein — MKKQELIHLHGLLAEVSNQCAEWNDCQIDLEEYESLGIRPTSIHKSKTDHKAAVFALAGGITTNMREGEQEAVAATAD; from the coding sequence ATGAAGAAGCAGGAGCTCATTCACCTTCACGGCCTTCTCGCCGAAGTATCGAACCAGTGCGCGGAGTGGAACGACTGCCAGATCGATCTCGAAGAGTACGAATCGCTCGGTATTCGACCGACATCGATTCACAAATCAAAAACCGACCACAAGGCTGCTGTTTTTGCACTCGCAGGGGGAATCACGACGAACATGCGAGAGGGGGAGCAGGAAGCCGTCGCCGCTACCGCAGACTGA